Proteins encoded within one genomic window of Arachis ipaensis cultivar K30076 chromosome B08, Araip1.1, whole genome shotgun sequence:
- the LOC107611128 gene encoding uncharacterized protein LOC107611128 yields the protein MAEPRRITLHEQGVQDLVLQPLQTRYLNLNANFELKNSLINLLPKYHGLPGQDPIRHLRDFQVACSTARRQGTDEVAIMVFAFPFSLEGQAKEWFYSQLDKVVTDWDPLRRKFLDKFFPLEKTDYIRKQIFSIMQMDQETLYEYWTRFRRLLESCPHHQMDIYLLISYFIGGLCASNKRLLDASSGVSLVKYKTEDEAWRLINNVAEAAQHARVRNNPPKSMTEAPSSDLALTKVLREMTTLLKEIHQGQKSSSSIQAIQAPPQILQIEGPQSVCGVCSCTSHYTDQYPQIQGDYTLEVANPYNNRSSYHPQNQGNYSEGNNYNQGWRDNSQENNNNQR from the coding sequence ATGGCGGAACCTCGAAGGATCaccttgcatgagcaaggagTGCAGGATCTTGTTCTTCAACCGTTACAAACCCGGTATCTTAATCTTAATGCTAATTTTGAATTGAAAAATAGCTTGATCAACTTGTTGCCTAAGTATCATGGATTACCGGGCCAAGATCCTATTAGACACTTAAGGGATTTTCAAGTGGCTTGCTCTACGGCTAGGAGACAAGGCACAGATGAAGTTGCTATTATGGTCTTtgccttccccttctctcttgaggggcaAGCAAAGGAATGGTTTTACTCTCAACTTGACAAAGTGGTAACTGATTGGGATCCATTGAGAAGAAAATTCTTGGATAAGTTCTTTCCTCTAGAAAAGACCGATTACATCCGGAAGCAAATTTTTAGTATTATGCAAATGGACCAAGAGACACTTTATGAGTACTGGACTAGATTCAGGAGGTTGTTGGAGTCTTGTCCACATCATCAGATGGACATTTATTTGCTCATTAGCTATTTCATTGGAGGTCTTTGTGCATCGAATAAGAGATTACTTGATGCATCTAGTGGTGTCTCTCTTGTTAAATACAAGACGGAGGATGAGGCATGGAGATTGATCAATAATGTTGCCGAAGCTGCCCAACATGCTAGAGTGAGAAATAATCCTCCGAAGAGTATGACAGAAGCACCTTCTTCCGATTTGGCTTTGACCAAGGTGCTTAGAGAGATGACCACTCTTCTCAAGGAGATTCATCAAGGACAAAAATCATCTTCATCAATCCAAGCCATTCAAGCCCCACCTCAAATTCTTCAAATTGAGGGACCTCAAAGCGTGTGTGGTGTGTGCTCTTGTACTTCACACTACACCGATCAATACCCTCAAATCCAAGGAGACTACACTCTTGAGGTAGCTAATCCCTACAATAATCGCTCTTCCTACCATCCTCAAAATCAAGGAAATTACTCTGAAGGTAATAACTACAATCAAGGATGGCGGGACAACTCTCAAGagaacaacaacaatcaaaggtaG